One Bufo gargarizans isolate SCDJY-AF-19 chromosome 3, ASM1485885v1, whole genome shotgun sequence DNA segment encodes these proteins:
- the PIGV gene encoding GPI mannosyltransferase 2 isoform X1, which translates to MGTYAKIFLYSEAGSKAFRGLVMAWYWRDCKMWWKHDLFLQEVVRFSLWCRGLTLLLQVAFNLLIPDHNADAFSPPRLGPSGLGDHAVELFFGGLGRWDAEHFLFIAEHGYVYEHNMAFFPLLPLMIGGLARGPLLPLAGLLRLRSRLLISSALLNCVCSTLAAVSLYRLGCVTLQSRRSAFLAALLFCMSPVSIFMTTAYSESLYALATFAGLWQLQKHRTLCGSVFFLAASAARSNGLVNAGFLLHSAVKAVVQRKGNCGQLMKTAYGILLIILPFALFQSFCYARSCLDYGNDPIPQELVQLAMEKGYRVHKEQIPAWCSFTFPLAYSHIQSEYWDVGLLRYFKLQQLPNFLLALPVLVLSISAILEYTSCNLELCGTLGLCKVQSKHANGFYGPQVFVYVAHLAALTGFGFLCMHVQVLTRLLFSSCPVLFWFCSHVLLKNEPWIWGLKKGKTTSNAALQLLFAWPSLQQGTKIILGYFLGYWVIGTALHVNFLPWT; encoded by the exons ATGGGCACTTATGCGAAAATATTCCTATACTCCGAGGCTGGAAGCAAAGCCTTCCGAG GTCTTGTCATGGCATGGTACTGGAGAGACTGTAAAATGTGGTGGAAGCATGACCTTTTTTTGCAGGAGGTTGTACGCTTCTCTCTTTGGTGCCGGGGCCTTACCCTTTTATTGCAG GTTGCGTTCAATCTCTTGATACCAGATCACAATGCTGATGCCTTTTCTCCACCTAGACTTGGACCAAGTGGTCTTGGTGACCATGCAGTTGAGCTGTTTTTTGGTGGTTTAGGACGATGGGATGCAGAACATTTCCTCTTCATTGCGGAGCATGGATATGTCTATGAGCACAATATGGCGTTCTTCCCCCTACTTCCACTTATGATTGGAGGTCTTGCACGAGGACCACTTCTGCCATTGGCCGGACTGTTGAGATTGCGAAGCAGATTGCTGATTTCCTCTGCCCTTCTAAACTGTGTTTGCTCCACCCTGGCGGCGGTGTCTTTATACAGACTTGGATGTGTGACTCTGCAATCACGTCGTTCAGCATTCCTTGCTGCACTTCTTTTTTGTATGAGTCCAGTGTCCATTTTCATGACTACTGCCTACTCTGAGAGTCTCTATGCACTGGCTACCTTCGCTGGGTTGTGGCAGCTACAGAAGCATAGAACGCTATGTGGCTCTGTGTTTTTCTTGGCTGCCTCTGCTGCACGTTCCAATGGACTGGTTAACGCTGGCTTCTTGCTGCACTCGGCAGTGAAGGCAGTTGTGCAGAGGAAAGGTAACTGCGGGCAGTTGATGAAGACAGCATATGGGATTCTTTTGATTATTCTGCCTTTTGCTCTCTTCCAAAGTTTTTGTTATGCCAGATCTTGCCTCGACTATGGAAATGATCCAATACCTCAAGAACTTGTACAACTAGCGATGGAAAAGGGCTACCGTGTCCACAAGGAACAGATTCCTGCATGGTGCTCATTTACGTTTCCACTAGCATATTCACATATTCAAAGTGAATACTGGGATGTTGGACTACTTCGATACTTCAAGTTACAGCAGCTGCCCAACTTTCTGCTGGCTTTACCCGTTCTAGTTCTGAGCATATCTGCAATATTGGAATACACATCTTGTAATCTAGAGCTATGCGGAACACTGGGTTTGTGTAAAGTGCAGAGCAAACACGCAAATGGATTCTACGGACCTCAAGTGTTTGTGTATGTGGCACATCTCGCAGCACTAACAGGGTTTGGATTCCTGTGTATGCATGTGCAG GTGCTGACAAGGCTCCTATTTTCTTCTTGCCCTGTGCTCTTCTGGTTCTGTTCACATGTGCTGCTCAAGAATGAGCCATGGATTTGGGGTCTCAAGAAAGGTAAAACGACCTCCAACGCTGCCCTCCAATTACTTTTCGCCTGGCCTTCACTTCAACAAGGGACGAAGATCATTCTTGGTTATTTCTTAGGATACTGGGTGATTGGCACAGCATTACATGTGAACTTTCTGCCCTGGACATAA
- the PIGV gene encoding GPI mannosyltransferase 2 isoform X2, with product MAWYWRDCKMWWKHDLFLQEVVRFSLWCRGLTLLLQVAFNLLIPDHNADAFSPPRLGPSGLGDHAVELFFGGLGRWDAEHFLFIAEHGYVYEHNMAFFPLLPLMIGGLARGPLLPLAGLLRLRSRLLISSALLNCVCSTLAAVSLYRLGCVTLQSRRSAFLAALLFCMSPVSIFMTTAYSESLYALATFAGLWQLQKHRTLCGSVFFLAASAARSNGLVNAGFLLHSAVKAVVQRKGNCGQLMKTAYGILLIILPFALFQSFCYARSCLDYGNDPIPQELVQLAMEKGYRVHKEQIPAWCSFTFPLAYSHIQSEYWDVGLLRYFKLQQLPNFLLALPVLVLSISAILEYTSCNLELCGTLGLCKVQSKHANGFYGPQVFVYVAHLAALTGFGFLCMHVQVLTRLLFSSCPVLFWFCSHVLLKNEPWIWGLKKGKTTSNAALQLLFAWPSLQQGTKIILGYFLGYWVIGTALHVNFLPWT from the exons ATGGCATGGTACTGGAGAGACTGTAAAATGTGGTGGAAGCATGACCTTTTTTTGCAGGAGGTTGTACGCTTCTCTCTTTGGTGCCGGGGCCTTACCCTTTTATTGCAG GTTGCGTTCAATCTCTTGATACCAGATCACAATGCTGATGCCTTTTCTCCACCTAGACTTGGACCAAGTGGTCTTGGTGACCATGCAGTTGAGCTGTTTTTTGGTGGTTTAGGACGATGGGATGCAGAACATTTCCTCTTCATTGCGGAGCATGGATATGTCTATGAGCACAATATGGCGTTCTTCCCCCTACTTCCACTTATGATTGGAGGTCTTGCACGAGGACCACTTCTGCCATTGGCCGGACTGTTGAGATTGCGAAGCAGATTGCTGATTTCCTCTGCCCTTCTAAACTGTGTTTGCTCCACCCTGGCGGCGGTGTCTTTATACAGACTTGGATGTGTGACTCTGCAATCACGTCGTTCAGCATTCCTTGCTGCACTTCTTTTTTGTATGAGTCCAGTGTCCATTTTCATGACTACTGCCTACTCTGAGAGTCTCTATGCACTGGCTACCTTCGCTGGGTTGTGGCAGCTACAGAAGCATAGAACGCTATGTGGCTCTGTGTTTTTCTTGGCTGCCTCTGCTGCACGTTCCAATGGACTGGTTAACGCTGGCTTCTTGCTGCACTCGGCAGTGAAGGCAGTTGTGCAGAGGAAAGGTAACTGCGGGCAGTTGATGAAGACAGCATATGGGATTCTTTTGATTATTCTGCCTTTTGCTCTCTTCCAAAGTTTTTGTTATGCCAGATCTTGCCTCGACTATGGAAATGATCCAATACCTCAAGAACTTGTACAACTAGCGATGGAAAAGGGCTACCGTGTCCACAAGGAACAGATTCCTGCATGGTGCTCATTTACGTTTCCACTAGCATATTCACATATTCAAAGTGAATACTGGGATGTTGGACTACTTCGATACTTCAAGTTACAGCAGCTGCCCAACTTTCTGCTGGCTTTACCCGTTCTAGTTCTGAGCATATCTGCAATATTGGAATACACATCTTGTAATCTAGAGCTATGCGGAACACTGGGTTTGTGTAAAGTGCAGAGCAAACACGCAAATGGATTCTACGGACCTCAAGTGTTTGTGTATGTGGCACATCTCGCAGCACTAACAGGGTTTGGATTCCTGTGTATGCATGTGCAG GTGCTGACAAGGCTCCTATTTTCTTCTTGCCCTGTGCTCTTCTGGTTCTGTTCACATGTGCTGCTCAAGAATGAGCCATGGATTTGGGGTCTCAAGAAAGGTAAAACGACCTCCAACGCTGCCCTCCAATTACTTTTCGCCTGGCCTTCACTTCAACAAGGGACGAAGATCATTCTTGGTTATTTCTTAGGATACTGGGTGATTGGCACAGCATTACATGTGAACTTTCTGCCCTGGACATAA